In Ureibacillus thermophilus, the genomic stretch TTAGACCAGGACCATACCCGCCACCAATGCCACCAGGTTTCCAAGCGCCAAAAGGAACAGCCAAAATCGATTCCATTTTGGAAACAGCCAATCGATTTTTAGCGACAGCCCAAAGCTTCCAGCCATATATCCAACAGGCTGCACCGATGCTTCGGAATTTGCCTGCATTGTGGAAATTATATAAAGGATTTCAAGGAATCCCCTCGCCAGGCAGCCCATTGAATGAAGAAAAAAGAAAACCATCCAGAACATCTAATGAAAGCAAGCCATCCATGCCAAAAATCTATCAACCTCCTTACGATAATCTAGAATAGATGCTTTGTAATCATAGGTCAGCTCCGGTATAATAATACTATGTACCAACAGAAGGAGTTGACATGATGGAAGTCATCAAAATAAATCCTCGAGGCTATTGCTATGGCGTAGTGGATGCAATGGTTATCGCAAGAAATGCTTCATTGGATAAAACATTACCAAGACCAATTTATATATTAGGAATGATTGTTCATAATAAACACGTTGTAGATGCTTTTGAAAAGGAAGGAATTATTACCCTTGACGGTGAAAATCGAAAAGAAATCATCGAGAAAGTGGATAAAGGGACCGTCATCTTCACGGCTCATGGGGTTTCCCCGGAAGTACGTGAAATTGCGAAACGAAAAGGTCTTGTTGCGATAGATGCAACTTGCCCGGACGTGACTGTAACCCATGATTTAATTCGGGAAAAATCGAGCCAAGGTTATGATATTATATATATCGGCAAAAAGAATCATCCGGAGCCTGAAGGGGCAATTGGAGTTGCGCCAGAACACGTGCATATAGTGGAGAAGAAAGAAGATATTGACAAATTGAATTTGCAAAATGAAAAATTGCTCGTGACTAATCAAACAACGATGAGCCAATGGGATGTTAAACATTTAATGGACTATATTAAAGAAAAATATCCAACTATCGAAGTCCATAAAGAAATTTGCATGGCTACACAAGTGCGCCAGGAAGCAGTTGCGAATCAGGCAAAAGATGCAGATTTGCTCATTGTTGTAGGCGATCCTCGCTCCAACAATACTAACCGGTTAAAACAAGTGTCGGAAGAAATTGCG encodes the following:
- the vrrA gene encoding VrrA/YqfQ family protein, giving the protein MRPPHYPYQMPPGRPNYFAPRPPQYGFRPGPYPPPMPPGFQAPKGTAKIDSILETANRFLATAQSFQPYIQQAAPMLRNLPALWKLYKGFQGIPSPGSPLNEEKRKPSRTSNESKPSMPKIYQPPYDNLE
- a CDS encoding 4-hydroxy-3-methylbut-2-enyl diphosphate reductase is translated as MEVIKINPRGYCYGVVDAMVIARNASLDKTLPRPIYILGMIVHNKHVVDAFEKEGIITLDGENRKEIIEKVDKGTVIFTAHGVSPEVREIAKRKGLVAIDATCPDVTVTHDLIREKSSQGYDIIYIGKKNHPEPEGAIGVAPEHVHIVEKKEDIDKLNLQNEKLLVTNQTTMSQWDVKHLMDYIKEKYPTIEVHKEICMATQVRQEAVANQAKDADLLIVVGDPRSNNTNRLKQVSEEIAGTPAYRIADLSELKIEWLMDTEKVAVTAGASTPTPIVKEVIAFLEKFDKNDPSTHEIKRTVTLDKILPKIKEPKPVKKILPEE